One Desulfonatronovibrio hydrogenovorans DSM 9292 DNA segment encodes these proteins:
- a CDS encoding DUF4911 domain-containing protein, with protein sequence MGQQVFSQRIYVQISRRDIALFKFLLESWDNLAYLTVIDKYKAVVQVVFGYGFEGELESFLKCAEKEMILKVVFQGSSKGAEGQSAFISA encoded by the coding sequence ATGGGTCAGCAGGTTTTTTCGCAAAGAATTTATGTCCAGATCAGCAGGAGGGACATAGCTTTATTCAAGTTTTTGCTTGAGTCCTGGGATAATCTGGCATACCTTACTGTTATTGATAAATATAAAGCAGTGGTCCAGGTGGTTTTCGGTTATGGATTTGAAGGTGAGCTGGAATCCTTTTTGAAATGCGCTGAAAAGGAAATGATTTTAAAGGTGGTTTTTCAGGGCAGCTCCAAGGGGGCTGAGGGCCAGTCGGCTTTTATTTCCGCCTGA
- the prfA gene encoding peptide chain release factor 1, translating to MFAKLDALEQEYLQVESDLSDPEVYGDQDKYRRLSKSHADLAPIVNAFREYRSIVSELDENRELLKDSDPEIRELAEVELEKLAGAKVDLEEKLKILLLPKDPMDEKSIILEIRAGTGGEEASLFAADLFRMYSRYAENNGWKVELLTVHETGTGGFKEVIASISGNHVYSRLKYESGVHRVQRVPETESQGRIHTSAVTVAILPEAEEVDLKIDPNEIRVDVFRSSGPGGQSVNTTDSAVRITHIPTGIVVSCQDEKSQHKNRAKALKVLRSRLLSMMEEERKSELDANRRAQVGSGDRSERIRTYNYPQGRVSDHRINLTLYSLDSILEGKLDEVVDPLIQHFQTQALKQAQS from the coding sequence ATGTTTGCCAAGTTGGACGCTCTTGAACAGGAGTATCTGCAGGTCGAGAGCGACCTGAGCGATCCCGAGGTTTACGGGGATCAGGATAAGTATCGACGCCTTTCCAAGTCCCATGCCGATCTGGCCCCCATAGTCAACGCCTTTCGGGAGTACAGGAGCATTGTTTCTGAACTCGATGAAAACCGCGAACTGCTTAAAGACAGCGATCCCGAGATTCGGGAACTGGCCGAAGTCGAGCTGGAAAAGCTGGCCGGGGCCAAGGTTGACCTTGAGGAAAAGCTTAAGATCCTGCTCCTTCCCAAAGATCCGATGGATGAGAAGAGCATCATCCTGGAGATCAGGGCCGGGACCGGGGGAGAAGAGGCTTCGTTGTTTGCTGCTGACCTTTTTCGGATGTATTCGAGATATGCTGAAAACAACGGCTGGAAGGTGGAGCTCCTGACTGTCCATGAAACCGGGACAGGGGGGTTCAAGGAAGTCATTGCCTCCATTTCAGGCAATCATGTATACAGCAGGCTCAAATATGAATCCGGAGTGCACAGGGTGCAGCGGGTGCCTGAGACAGAGTCCCAGGGCCGGATTCACACTTCCGCTGTTACGGTGGCTATTCTGCCTGAGGCTGAAGAAGTCGATCTCAAAATTGATCCCAACGAGATCAGGGTGGATGTTTTCAGATCGTCAGGCCCTGGGGGGCAGAGCGTCAATACCACTGACTCGGCTGTGCGGATAACCCATATTCCCACTGGGATCGTAGTTTCCTGTCAAGATGAAAAATCACAGCATAAAAACAGGGCCAAGGCTCTGAAGGTGCTGCGGTCCAGGCTTTTGAGCATGATGGAAGAGGAGCGGAAAAGCGAGCTGGACGCCAACCGCAGGGCCCAGGTGGGTTCTGGTGACCGTTCGGAACGGATCAGGACCTATAATTATCCTCAGGGCCGGGTAAGCGACCACAGGATAAATCTCACCCTGTACAGCCTGGACTCCATTCTTGAAGGAAAACTGGATGAGGTGGTGGATCCCCTGATTCAGCACTTCCAGACCCAGGCCCTTAAGCAGGCCCAGTCATGA
- the era gene encoding GTPase Era, with protein sequence MESTRDIETDGWARFRFGTMALVGLPNAGKSTLMNTLVGEKVAIVTPRPQTTRNRITGILTGDHFQVVFLDTPGINRAGGRMNDLLNRAAMEGLMSADVVILLVDASRYAGRPGLLHKELALIRDRIGNFSSVLIAANKVDRIRDKKNMLPVMEELAGLFPEREIMPVSALTGEGCPFLLDRAVNLLPWGEALYPEDQISTLPMRFMVAEVVREKLFMHTRQEVPYGLAVEIESWDEEENLIRIGALVYVLKNTHKSIVIGKKGRILKEVGIEARKEIESLTGKKVFLETWVKVRPGWTENQGILSSLGLG encoded by the coding sequence TTGGAATCAACCAGAGATATTGAAACTGATGGCTGGGCCCGGTTCAGGTTCGGCACCATGGCCCTTGTGGGCCTGCCTAATGCAGGCAAGTCGACCCTGATGAACACCCTGGTCGGGGAGAAGGTGGCCATTGTCACACCCAGACCCCAGACAACCCGTAATCGGATCACCGGGATTCTGACCGGAGATCATTTTCAGGTTGTTTTTCTGGATACTCCCGGAATCAACAGGGCTGGAGGAAGAATGAATGATCTTTTGAACAGGGCGGCCATGGAAGGCCTGATGTCGGCTGATGTAGTGATCCTCCTGGTTGACGCCAGTCGGTATGCAGGCAGGCCCGGTCTTCTTCATAAGGAACTGGCCCTTATCAGGGACAGGATCGGTAATTTTTCCAGTGTACTTATTGCCGCCAACAAGGTGGACAGGATCCGGGACAAGAAAAACATGCTCCCGGTTATGGAAGAGCTGGCCGGACTTTTTCCGGAAAGGGAAATTATGCCTGTTTCTGCCCTGACAGGAGAAGGATGCCCCTTTCTCCTGGACAGGGCAGTCAACCTGCTGCCCTGGGGAGAGGCCCTTTATCCCGAGGATCAGATTTCCACCCTGCCCATGCGGTTCATGGTGGCAGAGGTAGTAAGGGAAAAACTCTTCATGCATACCAGACAGGAGGTACCATATGGACTGGCAGTTGAAATAGAATCCTGGGATGAAGAGGAAAATTTGATCAGAATAGGAGCCCTGGTCTATGTCCTCAAAAATACCCACAAGTCCATTGTCATCGGGAAAAAGGGCCGGATCCTGAAGGAGGTGGGCATTGAGGCACGAAAGGAGATAGAATCTCTGACCGGCAAGAAAGTCTTTCTGGAAACCTGGGTCAAGGTCAGGCCCGGGTGGACTGAAAACCAGGGTATTCTTTCATCTCTGGGACTGGGGTAG
- the pyrH gene encoding UMP kinase: protein MTRQIKYQRVLLKLSGEALAGNQGFGIDPDTVSSISREIVKTIDLGAEIAMVIGGGNIFRGVTVSSKGMDRASADYMGMLATVMNALAVQDVLEKMGADTRVMTAISMHEVAEPYIRRRAIRHLEKKRIVICAAGTGNPFFTTDTAAALRAMELKTDAILKATKVDGVYDKDPVTNEDAKMYNSLTYLDVLKKQLKVMDSAAISLCMDNNMPINVFNLFQKNSISRVIKGEEIGTIVQGG, encoded by the coding sequence ATGACCAGACAAATAAAATACCAAAGAGTGCTGCTCAAATTGAGCGGAGAAGCCCTGGCAGGGAATCAGGGTTTTGGAATAGATCCGGATACCGTCTCCTCCATCTCCAGGGAAATCGTCAAAACCATTGACCTGGGAGCTGAAATAGCCATGGTCATTGGCGGAGGCAATATCTTCCGGGGAGTCACGGTCTCCTCCAAGGGCATGGACCGGGCCTCGGCCGATTACATGGGCATGCTGGCCACAGTCATGAATGCTCTGGCGGTCCAGGACGTACTGGAAAAAATGGGAGCTGACACCCGGGTCATGACCGCCATATCAATGCACGAGGTTGCCGAGCCATACATCAGACGCAGAGCCATCAGACATCTGGAAAAAAAACGGATTGTCATATGTGCTGCCGGCACTGGAAATCCTTTTTTCACCACTGACACTGCTGCAGCCCTCCGGGCCATGGAACTGAAAACAGATGCCATCCTCAAGGCTACCAAGGTTGATGGAGTCTATGACAAGGATCCGGTCACCAATGAGGATGCCAAAATGTACAACAGCCTGACCTATCTGGATGTGCTCAAAAAACAGTTGAAGGTCATGGACTCGGCTGCTATTTCTCTGTGCATGGACAACAACATGCCCATAAATGTCTTTAATCTATTTCAGAAAAACAGTATCAGCCGGGTCATAAAAGGCGAAGAAATCGGTACAATTGTTCAAGGAGGATGA
- the frr gene encoding ribosome recycling factor — translation MDSVLKDCRNKMEKAVSSLEKEFSKLRTGRASTGILEDIAVDYYGTMTPLNQLASISVPDSRTITIQPWDRNAFGSVEKAIMKSDLGLNPVNDGKIIRISIPPLTEERRKELAKLAKRYTEDAKVAIRNIRRDANESLKKMKNSKELTEDEMHKGQDEVQKLTDSFVEKTDQVLETKEKEIMEI, via the coding sequence ATGGATTCTGTACTCAAGGATTGTCGGAATAAAATGGAGAAGGCAGTATCAAGCCTGGAAAAAGAATTTTCCAAACTCCGCACAGGCAGGGCATCTACAGGAATCCTTGAAGACATTGCCGTTGACTATTACGGCACCATGACCCCCCTTAACCAGCTGGCATCAATATCTGTGCCCGACAGCAGAACCATCACCATCCAGCCCTGGGACAGAAATGCCTTTGGCTCGGTGGAAAAAGCCATCATGAAGTCTGACCTGGGCCTCAATCCTGTTAATGATGGCAAAATCATCCGCATCAGCATACCGCCACTGACTGAAGAACGACGCAAGGAACTGGCCAAACTGGCCAAAAGATACACTGAGGATGCCAAGGTAGCCATCAGGAACATTCGAAGAGACGCCAACGAATCCCTGAAAAAGATGAAGAACAGCAAAGAGCTGACAGAGGATGAGATGCATAAAGGCCAGGACGAAGTCCAGAAGCTGACCGACTCATTTGTTGAAAAAACAGACCAGGTCCTGGAAACAAAAGAAAAAGAGATCATGGAGATTTAA
- the rpmE gene encoding 50S ribosomal protein L31 codes for MKKDLHPNLHETKVTCSCGYEFDSKSSVGDKIHVEICSQCHPFYTGQQKFIDTAGRIDRFKRKYAQAGSQKGQAQ; via the coding sequence ATGAAAAAAGATTTGCATCCCAACCTGCACGAGACCAAGGTGACCTGCTCATGCGGCTATGAGTTTGATTCCAAGTCCAGTGTCGGCGACAAGATCCATGTGGAGATCTGCTCTCAGTGTCACCCCTTTTATACTGGACAGCAGAAGTTTATCGATACTGCCGGACGCATTGACCGGTTCAAGAGAAAATACGCCCAGGCCGGATCTCAGAAGGGGCAGGCACAGTAA
- a CDS encoding M24 family metallopeptidase, with protein sequence MMDHQYLSRMQKLRAKMQDQGIDFFLVQSPANRFYLSGFELFDPQCNESAGCLLVSLDRTVLMTDPRYLEAGKEFFSAEDIFVYSGSKFDRINEYLIECGVQDLAFEPQWMAYDFFESLKKKFRLRPCKGLMEDLRLIKDAQEIELMRQSCSLNHKVFSLIEKKLEPGMTEIQVAWEVERMFRENGASGLSFPTIAASGPRAALPHAIPLDVPIRNNDVLLLDMGCRLNDYCSDQTRTFWIGDHPGPEFIKTRELVLEAQTLAIDNIEPGMPVREAYNLVRSFFEKKGVHDHFTHALGHGIGLETHEPPGIGPNADLEFSPGMVITVEPGLYYPEWGGVRWEYMVLITSDGAEIL encoded by the coding sequence ATGATGGATCATCAATACCTTAGCCGGATGCAAAAATTAAGGGCAAAGATGCAGGACCAGGGCATTGATTTTTTTCTGGTTCAGAGCCCGGCCAACAGGTTCTACCTGAGCGGGTTCGAGCTGTTTGATCCCCAGTGCAATGAAAGTGCCGGATGCCTTCTTGTGTCCCTGGACAGGACAGTGCTGATGACTGACCCGCGCTATCTGGAAGCAGGAAAAGAGTTTTTTTCTGCTGAAGACATCTTTGTATATTCTGGCAGCAAGTTTGACCGGATAAATGAATATTTAATCGAATGCGGTGTCCAGGACCTGGCTTTTGAGCCCCAGTGGATGGCTTATGATTTTTTTGAAAGTCTGAAAAAGAAATTCAGACTCAGGCCGTGCAAGGGGCTGATGGAGGACCTGCGTCTGATCAAGGATGCTCAGGAAATTGAGCTGATGCGTCAGTCGTGCAGCTTGAACCATAAGGTTTTCAGCCTGATTGAAAAAAAACTGGAGCCGGGCATGACCGAAATCCAGGTGGCCTGGGAGGTTGAGCGGATGTTCAGGGAGAATGGTGCCTCTGGCCTGAGCTTTCCCACCATTGCTGCCTCCGGCCCCAGAGCTGCCCTGCCCCACGCCATCCCTCTGGATGTTCCCATCCGGAATAATGATGTCCTGCTTCTGGACATGGGCTGTCGACTCAATGATTATTGTTCTGACCAGACCAGGACTTTCTGGATAGGCGATCATCCCGGACCGGAGTTCATTAAGACCAGGGAGCTGGTCCTGGAAGCTCAAACCCTGGCCATTGACAATATTGAGCCTGGGATGCCGGTCAGAGAGGCCTACAATCTGGTTCGGTCCTTTTTTGAGAAAAAGGGGGTGCATGATCATTTCACCCATGCCCTGGGACACGGGATCGGTCTGGAAACCCATGAGCCTCCCGGCATAGGTCCCAATGCTGATCTGGAATTCAGCCCCGGAATGGTCATTACAGTGGAGCCAGGTCTGTATTATCCTGAGTGGGGAGGGGTGCGCTGGGAGTATATGGTCCTGATTACCAGTGACGGTGCAGAGATTCTTTGA
- the rpsB gene encoding 30S ribosomal protein S2 translates to MGYVGMKQMLETGVHFGHQTRRWNPKMKPYIFGSRKGIHIIDLQQTVKLYQKAHDFIVDVVASGKKVLFVGTKRQAREVVRTEAERAGMFHVTNRWLGGTLTNFQTIKGSIERLKSLEKMFEDGSVSRFLKKEVVMMQREVKKLNADLGGIKDMEDLPGAAFIIDPKKEDIAVKECRKLGIPIVAVVDTNCDPDMIDFVIPGNDDAIRAIKLFSAAMADACLEGEARSQERDGLEQDMTQEAPQADSQEQGQVEQQEAQEEK, encoded by the coding sequence ATGGGATACGTAGGAATGAAACAGATGCTGGAAACCGGAGTTCACTTCGGTCACCAGACCCGGCGCTGGAACCCCAAGATGAAGCCATATATTTTTGGCTCAAGAAAGGGCATCCACATTATCGACCTTCAACAGACAGTCAAGCTGTATCAGAAAGCCCACGACTTTATTGTCGATGTGGTGGCCTCAGGCAAAAAAGTACTTTTTGTCGGGACTAAGCGTCAGGCAAGGGAAGTTGTCAGAACCGAGGCTGAAAGGGCAGGGATGTTCCATGTCACCAACCGCTGGCTGGGAGGAACTCTTACCAACTTTCAGACCATCAAGGGCAGTATCGAACGGTTGAAAAGTCTGGAAAAAATGTTTGAAGACGGAAGTGTGTCCAGATTTCTGAAAAAAGAAGTTGTCATGATGCAGCGTGAAGTAAAAAAGCTTAATGCTGACCTTGGCGGAATAAAGGACATGGAAGATCTTCCCGGTGCCGCCTTTATCATTGATCCCAAAAAAGAAGATATCGCAGTAAAGGAATGCCGCAAGCTTGGAATCCCCATCGTAGCAGTAGTGGATACCAATTGCGATCCGGACATGATCGACTTTGTCATACCTGGAAACGATGATGCCATCAGGGCTATTAAGCTGTTTTCCGCAGCCATGGCTGATGCCTGCCTTGAAGGCGAAGCCAGGTCCCAAGAGAGGGACGGCCTTGAACAGGACATGACACAGGAAGCTCCCCAGGCCGATTCCCAGGAGCAAGGCCAGGTAGAACAGCAGGAAGCTCAGGAGGAAAAATAA
- a CDS encoding alkaline phosphatase family protein yields the protein MSGKFVLILLDGLGDRSYHELDNMTPLQAAHTPFLDSLAAEGSNGLFHASLQGQALPSENAHFAMFGYDGSDFPGRGPLEALGAGIKLGKDDVAVLAHFASAREERGLLRLVRDKVESSPSDIARAYDLVSRFESQGIKVELFPVKGLFGVLILRGKVAPYITDCNPILDHEFMTMVKPWASHAADPECLNTARVVQKYLSWVFRKLDQAGFNRKRLEQGMLPLNCLVIQRAGRLKKVPLFREKFGLRGASISSGVVYAGLCRYLGMDVLIAPDLDDPGREIMDRVIMARDALKDYDFMHIHSKAPDQAGHQKDPLLKKKVIEQLDRGLGRALPGLLQDENIVLAVTADHSTPSKGSMVHSGEPVPLTIRGRGVRIDRVRKFDEVSVAGGCLGFVRGAEFMYMVLNCLDKGKLAGLMDTPHDQPYWPGNAEPFRLD from the coding sequence ATGTCTGGGAAATTCGTCTTGATTCTCTTAGATGGCCTTGGAGATCGCTCTTATCATGAGCTGGATAACATGACCCCGCTCCAGGCCGCTCATACGCCCTTTCTGGACAGTCTGGCCGCAGAAGGGAGCAACGGTCTTTTTCACGCATCATTGCAGGGACAGGCCCTGCCCAGTGAAAACGCACATTTTGCCATGTTTGGTTATGATGGATCAGATTTTCCTGGTCGAGGACCCCTGGAAGCTCTGGGGGCGGGCATAAAACTGGGAAAGGATGATGTGGCGGTTCTGGCTCACTTTGCCAGTGCCCGAGAAGAAAGGGGCCTTTTAAGACTTGTTCGGGATAAGGTTGAATCCAGCCCGTCTGATATTGCCAGGGCCTATGACCTGGTCAGCCGGTTTGAGTCTCAGGGAATAAAGGTTGAACTTTTTCCGGTCAAAGGACTTTTCGGAGTACTGATCCTGCGGGGAAAGGTTGCGCCGTACATTACCGACTGCAATCCTATTTTGGATCATGAGTTCATGACCATGGTCAAGCCGTGGGCAAGTCACGCAGCTGATCCGGAGTGTCTGAATACGGCCAGGGTGGTCCAGAAGTATCTTTCCTGGGTTTTCAGGAAGCTTGATCAGGCCGGGTTCAACAGGAAAAGACTGGAACAGGGGATGCTGCCCTTGAACTGTCTGGTCATCCAGCGGGCCGGCAGGTTGAAGAAAGTGCCTTTGTTCAGGGAAAAGTTCGGCCTCAGAGGAGCCTCTATTTCTTCAGGAGTAGTTTATGCAGGTCTTTGCAGGTATCTGGGAATGGATGTCTTGATTGCCCCGGATCTGGATGATCCGGGCAGGGAAATAATGGACAGAGTCATTATGGCCAGAGATGCCTTGAAGGATTACGACTTCATGCATATTCATTCCAAAGCCCCGGACCAGGCAGGTCATCAAAAAGATCCCCTGCTTAAGAAAAAGGTTATTGAGCAGCTGGACAGGGGGCTCGGGCGAGCCCTTCCCGGTCTTTTGCAAGATGAAAATATTGTCTTGGCTGTAACTGCGGACCATTCCACTCCCAGCAAAGGGTCAATGGTCCACTCAGGGGAACCGGTCCCATTGACCATCAGAGGCAGGGGGGTCAGGATTGACAGGGTCCGGAAATTTGATGAAGTTTCTGTGGCTGGAGGATGCCTGGGCTTTGTCCGGGGAGCTGAATTCATGTACATGGTTTTGAACTGCCTTGATAAGGGCAAGCTGGCCGGACTGATGGACACCCCCCATGATCAGCCGTACTGGCCAGGAAACGCTGAACCCTTCAGGCTGGATTGA
- the lpxC gene encoding UDP-3-O-acyl-N-acetylglucosamine deacetylase, producing MKQQTIKKEIRCSGIGLHSGQRVSLILRPADEDSGIVFSHNGPQGRRLIHLSPGNVSSTELATTIGNGRVRISTVEHLLAALSGLGVDNILVEVEGDELPIMDGSAASFVFLIRSVGIRRQRKARKILAFKKSIMFKEDNRWIRVTPYRGMKIKYTIDFDHPMIGKQFFRFEQEPQQFIKSVAKARTFGFLRDVEKLQSMGLALGGSLENAVVLDEYGVVNPGGMRFNDELVRHKVLDFIGDMSLLGTSLWGSFEVHCSGHAFNNSFLRFLDKNQNDYLEPVDFDLQGREQELPQPEAVPQAQPVMA from the coding sequence ATGAAGCAACAGACCATTAAAAAAGAAATCAGATGTTCCGGAATAGGACTTCACAGCGGACAGAGGGTGTCCCTGATCCTGAGGCCTGCGGATGAGGACTCGGGAATTGTTTTTTCCCATAATGGCCCCCAGGGCAGACGACTTATCCATCTCAGTCCCGGAAATGTCAGTTCCACTGAGCTGGCCACCACCATAGGCAACGGCAGGGTGCGTATTTCCACTGTAGAGCATCTTTTAGCCGCCCTGAGCGGGCTGGGCGTGGACAATATACTTGTAGAGGTTGAAGGAGACGAGCTGCCCATTATGGACGGCAGCGCTGCCTCCTTTGTCTTCCTGATCCGTTCGGTGGGAATAAGAAGACAGCGCAAAGCCAGGAAAATCCTTGCCTTTAAAAAATCAATAATGTTCAAGGAAGATAACCGCTGGATAAGGGTGACTCCTTACAGGGGGATGAAGATCAAGTACACCATTGACTTTGATCATCCCATGATCGGCAAGCAGTTTTTCAGGTTCGAGCAAGAGCCCCAGCAGTTTATCAAGTCCGTGGCCAAGGCCAGGACTTTCGGTTTTTTGCGGGATGTGGAAAAGCTGCAGAGCATGGGGCTTGCCCTGGGCGGATCTCTGGAGAACGCTGTAGTTCTGGATGAATACGGTGTGGTCAATCCCGGAGGCATGCGCTTTAATGACGAGCTTGTCCGGCATAAAGTCCTGGATTTCATTGGAGACATGTCTTTACTTGGGACCAGCCTGTGGGGTTCATTTGAGGTCCATTGTTCCGGTCATGCCTTTAACAATTCATTTTTGCGCTTTCTGGATAAAAACCAAAACGATTATCTTGAACCGGTTGACTTTGATCTGCAGGGCAGGGAGCAGGAATTGCCCCAGCCAGAAGCTGTGCCCCAGGCTCAACCGGTCATGGCCTAG
- a CDS encoding DUF554 domain-containing protein: MPIATLINALAIILGTLVGVLLRRNFPDRIRSIVYQGIGLSVLVIGLDMALKFDNIIFVVFAMLLGGITGELLQLEKRMSDLGNWFKARIRSKDAGFTDGFVTASLIFCIGSMAILGAIDEGIRGDRTILLTKSILDGFISIPLASTYGIGVMLSALPIIIYQGSITIAASQSQAFFTPVIITQITSVGGILIMGIGITLLDFKKINVTNLLPSIGYVVLFTVLF; this comes from the coding sequence ATGCCCATTGCCACCCTGATCAACGCACTTGCCATAATTCTGGGCACCCTTGTGGGAGTTTTGCTCCGGCGCAATTTTCCGGATAGAATCAGAAGCATAGTCTACCAGGGCATCGGTCTGAGCGTTCTGGTCATAGGCCTGGACATGGCCCTTAAGTTCGACAATATAATCTTTGTTGTCTTTGCCATGCTTCTGGGCGGCATTACCGGAGAGCTGCTGCAGCTGGAAAAGAGGATGTCTGATCTGGGAAACTGGTTCAAGGCCAGAATCAGGTCCAAGGACGCCGGGTTTACCGATGGCTTTGTCACGGCATCTCTGATTTTCTGCATCGGTTCCATGGCGATCCTGGGAGCCATTGATGAGGGTATCCGAGGAGACAGAACAATCCTCTTGACCAAGTCAATCCTGGACGGATTCATAAGCATTCCTCTGGCATCAACTTACGGGATCGGGGTTATGCTCTCGGCCCTGCCCATTATCATTTATCAGGGTTCCATCACCATTGCCGCTTCCCAGTCTCAGGCCTTTTTTACTCCAGTAATAATCACTCAGATCACTTCAGTGGGAGGTATCCTGATCATGGGCATCGGAATAACCCTGCTGGATTTCAAAAAGATTAACGTGACCAACCTTCTTCCATCCATCGGGTACGTGGTGCTGTTTACGGTGCTGTTTTAG
- the tsf gene encoding translation elongation factor Ts gives MINAQMVKNLRDKTGAGMMDCKKALESTGGDEEKAMVWLREKGLAKAQKRAGRSTSEGWIGSYIHSNGKIAVLVELKCETDFVAKSDKFQELAKDLSMQVAATSPVCVSPDQLPQDLLEKERQIYLNQAKDEGKPENIAEKIVEGRIKKYYKEVCLIEQPFIKDDSKTIADLINEAVAVLGENIQIGRFTRLALGQDN, from the coding sequence ATGATAAATGCACAGATGGTAAAAAACCTGCGCGACAAAACAGGCGCTGGCATGATGGACTGCAAAAAGGCCCTTGAATCCACTGGTGGAGACGAGGAAAAAGCAATGGTCTGGCTCAGGGAAAAGGGGCTGGCCAAGGCCCAGAAGAGGGCCGGCCGATCCACATCAGAGGGCTGGATCGGCTCCTATATCCACTCCAACGGAAAAATCGCCGTTCTGGTGGAACTGAAATGCGAGACCGATTTTGTGGCCAAAAGCGATAAATTCCAGGAACTGGCCAAGGATCTGTCCATGCAGGTTGCAGCCACTTCACCTGTTTGCGTTTCTCCGGACCAGCTCCCTCAGGATCTTCTGGAAAAGGAAAGGCAGATCTATCTCAACCAGGCCAAGGATGAGGGCAAACCCGAAAATATTGCTGAAAAGATCGTTGAAGGAAGAATCAAGAAGTATTACAAGGAAGTCTGTCTCATTGAGCAGCCTTTCATCAAGGACGACTCCAAGACCATTGCCGACCTCATCAATGAGGCTGTTGCTGTTCTCGGAGAAAACATCCAGATCGGGCGGTTCACCCGCCTGGCCCTGGGCCAAGACAACTAG
- the prmC gene encoding peptide chain release factor N(5)-glutamine methyltransferase: MINEGAAALEESGVDSPRLSSRLLMAHVLGCSQERLLAGPHTCLSPDQAFAFRAFLARRLAGEPVAYILGYKEFYGLDFKVDGRVLIPRPETELLVDLARDFSRGGSELFADLGTGSGALAVSIARELPMSFGLACDICPGAIAVARQNALLHGVGQRVMFFISDMGMGIKPGCLDFIFSNPPYLSESELLRVSREVSRYEPRQALVSGCSGLEHIQRLETVSRVLLKSGGMIFLEMGSNQSRAVQDIFSDWTRVSIHKDLAGHERILKGTRP; the protein is encoded by the coding sequence TTGATCAACGAAGGCGCCGCTGCCCTTGAGGAATCCGGCGTAGACTCGCCCCGCCTTTCGTCCAGACTGTTAATGGCCCATGTTCTTGGATGCTCTCAGGAAAGGCTGTTGGCAGGTCCCCATACCTGTCTGTCTCCGGACCAGGCTTTTGCCTTCAGAGCTTTCCTGGCCAGGCGACTGGCCGGTGAACCTGTTGCCTATATCCTGGGTTATAAAGAATTTTACGGACTTGACTTCAAGGTGGATGGCAGGGTGCTGATACCCAGGCCGGAAACCGAACTACTGGTAGACCTGGCCAGGGACTTCAGCAGGGGAGGAAGTGAGCTGTTTGCAGACCTTGGCACCGGCAGTGGAGCCCTGGCTGTGTCCATTGCCCGGGAATTGCCCATGTCCTTTGGTCTGGCCTGTGACATCTGCCCGGGAGCCATTGCTGTAGCCAGGCAGAATGCTCTGCTGCACGGTGTTGGCCAGAGAGTCATGTTTTTTATTTCTGATATGGGGATGGGAATAAAACCCGGCTGTCTTGATTTTATTTTTTCCAATCCTCCATACCTGTCAGAATCGGAGCTGCTCCGGGTCAGCCGGGAAGTATCCCGGTACGAACCCCGTCAGGCCCTTGTTTCCGGCTGCAGCGGACTGGAACATATCCAGCGCCTGGAAACAGTATCTCGAGTTCTTCTGAAGAGTGGAGGGATGATTTTTCTGGAAATGGGGTCCAATCAGAGCCGGGCAGTCCAGGATATCTTTTCTGACTGGACCAGGGTGAGCATCCATAAGGACCTGGCCGGGCATGAGCGGATACTCAAAGGAACCAGACCCTGA